In the Chloroflexota bacterium genome, CCAAAATAGATATTCCTCAAGAATATGTCTCTGGCCCTGTGTCACGGATAAAACGATGGTGGCAGCGGAACGGGTTCTTCAGGGAAAAACCGCCTCCATCCAGCGATCAGTCCATCATCGGCTTTGCCAGCATGTGGGTGATGGCCGATGAAGCCCATATCACCAACATCGCGGTGCGCCAGAGTTACCAGCGCCAGGGCATCGGTGAACTGCTGCTCATCTCAATCATCGACCTCGCCGCAGAGCTTAAAGCTAGTATCGTTACCCTCGAGGTACGGGTCTCCAACCTGCCGGCGCAGAATCTGTATAACAAGTACGGCTTGGTGCAGGTGGGCCTGCGCCGCGGCTATTACACGGACAATCGCGAAGACGCCCTGCTGATGTCCACGTCCAGTATCACTTCCGCCCCGCTCCAGGCACAGCTCCTGCAACTGAAACAAGCCCATACCCTTAAATACGGTGAAAGGTTTAAGTCCCTGACCGGCAGCACGTCGGCATAATCCGGGCCGAAATAAGAAGCCTTGAAAAGCCATCTACAATACACCTCGCCACTTTGACCGTTGGCAGGTGACGTGATAGAATTAAGACACCAAGGGCTGGACTCGCGGCCAAGGGGGTGTAGAGCGATGTCAGGTCATTCAAAGTGGCATTCCATCAGGCACCAGAAGGGCATTACCGATGCCCGTCGTGGTCAGCTTTTTACCAAATCAACCCGTGAGATTATAATTGCGGTGCGTGAAGGCGGCAGCAACCCGGAGGCCAACTTCCGCCTGCGACTTGCCGTCCAGAAGGCCCGCGACAACAACATGCCCATGGACAATATCGAGCGGTCCATCAAGAAGGGCAGCGGTGAGCTGGGAGGCACGTTTTTGACCGAGCTGGTCCTGGAAGGCTATGGCCCGAGCGGTATCGCCATCCTTGTGGAAGCGCTCACCGATAACCGTAACCGGACGATACAGGATGTGCGCAGCACCTTTTCCAAACATGGCGGCAGTCTCGGAGAGAACGGCTGCGTGTCCTGGATATTTGATGCCAAAGGACTGATTACCGTCAGGACCGATGGCCTTGATGCCGACGACCTGGCCCTGAACGCCATTGATGCCGGCGCCGACGACGTGCAGATAGAGAGCGGCTACGTGGAAATCTACACCATGCCCGAAGACCTTGAGACGGTCAGGTCGGCACTGGAAACGAAGAAAATACCCATCGCCTCGGCGGAACTGTTCAAGGTGCCCAAGACGATGGTCCAGCTTGATGATAAGGCCGCCATGCAGACCATGAAGCTACTGGAAAAGCTGGAGGAACTGGACGAGGTGCAGCACGTGTCCAGCAATGCCGACTTCCCCGATGCGGTTCTGGAGCAGTACCAGCTGCAGGCTTCCGGTTGATGGTTATCCACGATGAGAGTGTTAGGTATCGACCCGGGCACAGTCACCATGGGCTACGGAGTTGTAGAGAGCAATAACGATGACTTAAGCATGGTCGACTGCGGCGCACTGGTTACTTCGGAGCGCTCCCCTATCGGGGAGCGTTTGTGTTATCTCTACCGCCAGCTTTTGTGCATCATCGAGAACTACCATCCTGATATGGTGGCCGTGGAGCAGCCGTTTGTCGCCATCAACGCTCGCTCGGCGCTGGCCATAGGCAAAGCCCAGGCGATTGCATTGCTTGCCGCCGCCACCCAGGACATTCCCGCCTACGAGTACACCCCGGCCCGGATAAAGCAGAGCGTCGCCAACTACGGCGCCAGCAGCAAGGCGCAGGTGCAGGAGATGGTCCGACTTCAGTTGAATTTAAAGGAAGTCCCACAGCCCGATGACGCCGCCGACGCTTTGGCGGTAGCCATCTGCCACCTGCGTGAGATACACCTGAGCGAGCTGCTCGCCAGACAGGAGAAGAAGCAATGATATCCAGTTTACACGGGAAAGTAGAGTCTCTCGGCAGCAACTGGGCCGTGGTCAACGTAAACGGCGTCGGCTTTCAGGTCTTTATGCCCACCTCCACCCTGAGCGCCGTCGGTGCGGTTGGGAAAGAGGTGCAGCTTTTCACCCACCTCCACCTCCGCGAGGACAACGTTGCCCTCTACGGCTTCGCTTCTGCCGAAGAGCTTGCCCTCTTCCAGTTGCTCATCAGCGTCAACGGCCTCGGCCCGCGTCTGGCGCTGACGATGCTCTCGGGAATGAGCGCGGAGCAGCTGGTCATCGCCATCGCCACCGGCAGCGTTGATTTACTCACGGTGATTCCCGGCATCGGCAAGAAGGTTGCCACCCGCATCGTCCTTGAATTGAAGGAGAAAATCGGTTCCGGCTGGATAAGCACCCCCGCCACCCTGCTGGCCCAGGAGAACACCGATGTCCTTGCCGCCCTCACCTCCCTGGGCTACTCCGCCCCCGAAGCCGCCCGCGCTGTGGCCACTTTGCCCCCCGCCTCAGATTTACCTCTGGAGGAAAAAATCAAGCTGGCATTGCAGTATTTTGGGAAGTAAACATGCTCACCGTAAGAAGGGCAGCCTTACCGGACCTGGATGCCATCACCGAAATCTATAATGCGGCGATTCTGAAAACGGTGGCCACGTTCGATACCGAGCCGAAGACCGACGCGGAACAGAAGAGCTGGTTTGACGGTCACGGTCCCAGATACCCGATACTGGTTGCCGAACAGGATGACCTCATCGTCGGGTGGGCGTCGCTCAGCATGTGGGCAGACCGCTGTGGCTATTCCGATACCGCCGAAGCTTCGCTCTATGTCAGGGAGGAACACCAAGGCAGGGGAATCGGGCGAAAGCTCATGGAAGCAATGGTCCGGGAAGGCAAAAAAGCAGGCCTCCACACCGTGATTGCCCGCATCGTGGAGGGCAACGAGGTGAGCATACATCTTGCCGAGTCAGCCGGTTTCAAGCACATTGGCGTCATGAAAGAGGTGGGCCGCAAATTCGGCAAACTCCTGGACGTATATCTGATGCAGTTGATTTATGAGTGAGCGGTATTGCAGTATTTTGGGGAGAAGTGATGGATGAAATACGTTTAACATCAATTGACGAATTTCATCAAAAAATAAGGGGCTATAATAGCCGCACTGATATTTATAGAGGTGTACGGAAAAAAGACTATGAATTAATTCCAAAAGTTGGAAGGGAAGATTTTAAACCCATCACTACACGCAGGGCAGAAGAACGACGTATGGTGAGATGGTTTAAGGAAAGAGCAATACCTTATTTGGAATTCTCTCCACATGATGAATGGGAGTGGCTAGCAATAGCGCAACATCATGGTTTGCCGACCAGACTATTAGATTGGACAAGAAATCCCTTAGTAGCCGCTTACTTTGCGGTAGAGAACTATTATGAGGGTGATAGTGCAATATACGTATTAAAAGGGAAAGGAGTCATTTCAGTAGAAAAAAATCCTGATCCATTTAAATACGATAAGGTTGGGAAATATGTTCCTCGCCACATTTCAAAACGCATAATTGCTCAAACAGGGGTATTTACAATTCATCCACAACCAGAGAAGGCTTTCATCTCTGATAATATAGATAAACTAATAATTCCTGATGTTTTACGTGGCGAATTAAAAAGGATCTTAAATACATATGGAATTAATCGATCGGTATTGTTTCCTGGTCTAGACGGCTTAACTAATCATATTACTTGGCTGAGAACCAGGTCTATTGGGTAAGATTAATGGATTTTTAATCATAATAGGGAGCGTGGTATCTTAATACCCCATCCCCTTTATCCCCCACAGCAAGGAGAGTCCAAGAGAGGCGAAGCCTCTCTTTTTAAATTAGTCCCCCTCTCCTTTGAAGGAGAGGGGGACACAGGGGGTGAGGTAGCTAACTACTCCACCCCCCTCTTTTCTATTAACTTATTTATCGCTTACTTTTTAGCCGCGGGGAATTGCGGTTCCGTAACGTGGCCGGCGGGTCGGCGGCCTGGCCTGAGGGTATATTTGGGTAACGTAGCCTCAGACCCATTCCTGGTAATGGAAATCCGGCGCGCGCCTCTCTGGTCCCTCGCTATTCTGGAAAGGGGGTCCAGTTTGGCCATCATCCCCGGGGTTAGCGCATCAAGATAACTCCTCGTCACCATCTTCTTCCACCTCCTCTGGGTATAATAGCACTGGAATAGTCAAATAAACATCCACCTAAAGTAATTGTTTATATGGTACTTTAGTCTGGTTCACGCAGACAGCCCGTTTCATCAGCATAATGAAGCGGTTCCGGTCATATCCTGAACTTCATTGAAGCCATCATCATAACAGGATATACTATTTGTAAAATCATGCTCTTTTGATTAGCTATGCCAGATTTTGAAATTTTTTCCGATTTCAAGATGACCGGTGACCAGCCCCAGGCGGTGGATAAGCTGGTGGACGGCCTTCACAGTGGCTTCAACCGTCAGACGTTGCTCGGCGTTACCGGCAGTGGCAAGACCTTCACCATGGCCAATGTGATTGAACGGGTGCAGCGGCCTACTCTTGTCCTCTGCCACAACAAGACACTGGCGGCACAGCTTGCCAGCGAGTTCCGCGATTTCTTCCCCAACAATGCCGTGGAGTACTTTGTCAGTTACTATGATTACTACCAGCCGGAAGCCTATGTTCCGCGCACTGATACCTACATCGAGAAGGAAATAGATATCAACGAGGAGATTGACAAGCTGCGCCACGCTGCCACCAGAGCTCTCTTTGAGCGGCGCGACGTGCTCATCGTCGCCTCGGTGTCCTGCATCTACAGCCTCGGCGAGCCGGAGGAATACCGCAGCTTCGTGGTCAGTCTCAAACGGGGAGAGAGCTACGGTCGACAGAAGCTGCTCCGCAAGCTGGTGGACATGCAGTACGAGCGCAACGATATCGATTTCACCCGCGGCAGGTTCCGCGTCAGGGGCGACACTCTGGAAATACAGCCGTCCTACGAGGAGCTGGCACTGCGCATCGAGTTCTTTGGCGATGACATCGACCGCATGGTCCAGATAGACCCGCTTACCGGTGAATTGCTCGCCGAGCTCGATTCCGTTGACATCTACCCGGCCAAGCACTTCGTTACCTCGCATGACAAACTCATACTGGCCCTTGAAACCATAAAGCAGGAACTGGAAGAAAGGCTGTCCGAACTCAAATCGCAGGGCAAGCTGCTGGAAGCCGCCCGCCTGGAGTCGAGAACCAACTACGATTTAGAGATGCTCCGCGAGGCCGGCTACTGCCACGCCGTAGAAAACTATTCCCGCCACCTCTCCCAGCGGGCACCGGGCAGCCCACCCTGGACGCTGCTAAACTACTTCCCCGATGATTATCTGCTCTTTATCGATGAGTCCCACATGACCCTGCCCCAGGTGCGCGGCATGTATCACGGCGACCGCTCCCGCAAGGAAACGCTGGTGGAATACGGCTTCCGGTTGCCCTCGGCGCTGGACAACCGACCGCTCAACTTCCAGGAATTCAACGAGCGCATTAATCAGGTTGTCTACGTCTCCGCTACCCCCGCCGACTACGAATATGAGCACAGCCAGCAGGTTGCGGAACAGCTCGTCCGCCCCACCGGCCTGCTGGAACCGACGGTCGAGGTCAGGCCGACCAAAGGACAGGTTGATGACCTCCTCGACCAGATAAAGAGCAGAGTCGATAAAGGCGAGCGGTGCCTGGTAACCACGCTGACCAAACGTATGGCGGAAGAGCTCTCCGATTACCTCATTGAGATGGGCACCAGGACGCACTACCTCCACTCCGAAATCGACACGCTGGAGAGGGTGGAGATACTGCGCAACCTCCGCCTCGGCGTTTACGATGTTGTCGTAGGTATCAACCTGCTGCGCGAGGGACTTGACCTTCCCGAGGTCAGCCTGGTGGCCATCCTGGACGCGGATAAAGAAGGTTTTTTGAGGTCGAGGGAAGCATTAATTCAGACCATGGGGCGCGCGTCACGCCACATTGGCGGACACGTCATCATGTACGCCGATACCACCACCGGCTCCATGAAAGCCGCCATGGATGAGACGCAGCGCCGACGAGGTATTCAGGAAGCGTTCAACCGGGAGCACGGCATAACCCCGCAGGGTATCAGGAAAGCCATCCGGGATATCACGGAACGGGTGAAGGTGGTAGCGGAAGCACGTGCCCCGTATACTGCTGAAGCCCCGGCAACGAAGGAGGACGTGGCCCGACTTATCAAGGAACTGGAGACGCAGATGAAAGCCGCCGCCAGAGGCTTAGAGTTTGAAAAGGCAGCCCTGCTGCGCGACCGCATTATAGAATTGCGCCGGGAATTCGACGAAGTTCAGGTGGAAATCAGGAAATGAGCCAGGAACCTGAAGACATTAGGCAGCAGCGCCGCGAGGAGAAGCTCAGGAAAAAGCGGGAGCGCATACCCAAGCACGGCAAAAACCTGGCTAGAATATATATGGATGCTATTTTGAAAAGACTGAAGCGTAGGTAGTGGGTCAATTTGAAAAAAAATGCGAAATGTGGGGATATCCCACTTGACAAATAATCCCACCAATGGTATGGTGTCAATATGGTAGTTATAATAAGGGATAAAGAGTTAAAAAGGATAGCTGAGAGCGTGAGGCCAGATTCTAAAAAACGAGTGGTTTTGCCTAAGAGTGTGGTGGGGGAAGGTATCACATATCATATATACAGCAACAGCGATGGGCAGATTGTTCTTGACCCGCAGATAACCATCCCCGCTTCAGAAGCATGGCTGTTCAATAACCCAGATGCTCTTGCATTAGTTCGGCGGGGTCTTTCCGACGCTGCACAGGGCAGGGTGTCAAAAGTTGACCTTGACACCCTATAGGGTCAAACGTTTTGTTTGATTTAGAATGGACAGACAAAGCAAAGGAAACCTATGAACTGCTCAAGGCAGATGCATCCCAAAAGAAACGCTACAAAGCTGTCAGGAAAGCCATCAAGTTACTAGCGAGGAATCCTCGGCATCCCAGCCTCCAGTCTCACGAATTCACAAGTCTGAGAGGCCCTAATGGGGAAAAAGGTTTCGAAGCATATGCAGAGCAGGAGACACCGGCAGCCTATAGAGTCTTTTGGTATTATGGCCCCTCAAGGGGCATAATCACAATTTTTGCAATTACTTCTCATCCATAGTCACGCTTTAACAAAGGGAAACTATTTCTTCGGTTTCTGAAGAACGCTTCTGCCTTGAGAAGTACGGCAATGCCTATCGTGACCACATGAATCGGACGCCGAGGTGGATAGGAATACCAAGATGAGGAAAGAAGCTCAGGAAAAAGCGGGAGCGCATACCCAAGCACGGCAAAAACCTGGCCCGCGTTTATATGGATGCGATTCTGAAGAGGCTAAGGCGGCAATGAGCAGGTGGTATTGAAGGCTTGGTTTAAGCAGTTTTCTCCTCTAGAGATTCTTTTTCCTGCTTACCATAGTTTATGGGGACAATTTGAATCACTATAGGCAATTCAACGCTTGTACCTTGTTGCCAAACCGAAGAGGCAAGACCCGGTGTTTGGTAAACTGTCTGTTGATATGACGCTAATCCATTTGTTTCTGATTTATTCATTTCCGTCACCTAATTAGATTATAGCAATCATCAAACTGTTTTTCTATAGTACTTGAGTACTACGAATATCTTATCCACCCCTCATCAATGACCATTTCTTGATGTCCTGGAGTTGGCACAGGTACCACAGGAGGGGCAATTGTTATACGATTTACCTGCTTAATTGTGCGGAAAATGTGTGTCATTATCTCGGACTCAATCGCAGCCCTATTGAAAGTTCCAGTGGCTGACTGCTGTTGTCCTAAAAACGTCTGTGGACTGTATGGTGTATTCAGCTCCATCATTCCTTCATATTCACTGTACAATTCCCAGATTAGCGTTTCAACTTCAGTTGATGCATCTGTTACCTTTAGCCCAATTTCTTTTGCCTCTTTACGTCCAATAAGATAATCGTGTGAACCAAGCTGCTTCGCTAGAATTTCCACTATCCGTTTTATTTCCTTGGGTCTATCTGCCATATGTATTTTTAAAAGTCCTTTTGCCAACATCACTATTTGTGGTCTCACTCTGTGTGCAGCCCCAAGTGCAAGAGGTGCGCAAGGGTTCATCTTGCTTAGTGTTTCTAGTGCTACTGACAAGCCAACGTCACCTTTAAGCCCAATTTCACGTTTTGCTAAATCAATAAAAGATACTACGTCCTCCACATTCATCGGCAATGTATTTTGTGGTGATATTGGCACTCCAGGAATTGGTGGATTAAACGG is a window encoding:
- the ruvC gene encoding crossover junction endodeoxyribonuclease RuvC, translated to MRVLGIDPGTVTMGYGVVESNNDDLSMVDCGALVTSERSPIGERLCYLYRQLLCIIENYHPDMVAVEQPFVAINARSALAIGKAQAIALLAAATQDIPAYEYTPARIKQSVANYGASSKAQVQEMVRLQLNLKEVPQPDDAADALAVAICHLREIHLSELLARQEKKQ
- the rimI gene encoding ribosomal protein S18-alanine N-acetyltransferase; its protein translation is MLKSYVTVSALIRGEKALAYYVRYMRKEDITQANAIDREVFPTQWPPPDYRRELQNPLSRLIVVCDDSQKTEEPKIDIPQEYVSGPVSRIKRWWQRNGFFREKPPPSSDQSIIGFASMWVMADEAHITNIAVRQSYQRQGIGELLLISIIDLAAELKASIVTLEVRVSNLPAQNLYNKYGLVQVGLRRGYYTDNREDALLMSTSSITSAPLQAQLLQLKQAHTLKYGERFKSLTGSTSA
- a CDS encoding FRG domain-containing protein: MDEIRLTSIDEFHQKIRGYNSRTDIYRGVRKKDYELIPKVGREDFKPITTRRAEERRMVRWFKERAIPYLEFSPHDEWEWLAIAQHHGLPTRLLDWTRNPLVAAYFAVENYYEGDSAIYVLKGKGVISVEKNPDPFKYDKVGKYVPRHISKRIIAQTGVFTIHPQPEKAFISDNIDKLIIPDVLRGELKRILNTYGINRSVLFPGLDGLTNHITWLRTRSIG
- the uvrB gene encoding excinuclease ABC subunit UvrB; translation: MPDFEIFSDFKMTGDQPQAVDKLVDGLHSGFNRQTLLGVTGSGKTFTMANVIERVQRPTLVLCHNKTLAAQLASEFRDFFPNNAVEYFVSYYDYYQPEAYVPRTDTYIEKEIDINEEIDKLRHAATRALFERRDVLIVASVSCIYSLGEPEEYRSFVVSLKRGESYGRQKLLRKLVDMQYERNDIDFTRGRFRVRGDTLEIQPSYEELALRIEFFGDDIDRMVQIDPLTGELLAELDSVDIYPAKHFVTSHDKLILALETIKQELEERLSELKSQGKLLEAARLESRTNYDLEMLREAGYCHAVENYSRHLSQRAPGSPPWTLLNYFPDDYLLFIDESHMTLPQVRGMYHGDRSRKETLVEYGFRLPSALDNRPLNFQEFNERINQVVYVSATPADYEYEHSQQVAEQLVRPTGLLEPTVEVRPTKGQVDDLLDQIKSRVDKGERCLVTTLTKRMAEELSDYLIEMGTRTHYLHSEIDTLERVEILRNLRLGVYDVVVGINLLREGLDLPEVSLVAILDADKEGFLRSREALIQTMGRASRHIGGHVIMYADTTTGSMKAAMDETQRRRGIQEAFNREHGITPQGIRKAIRDITERVKVVAEARAPYTAEAPATKEDVARLIKELETQMKAAARGLEFEKAALLRDRIIELRREFDEVQVEIRK
- a CDS encoding serine protease; this translates as INQIQEARGSKVICYVTGDRQNLPTKIAHDCHPLIFSHLREIGTTNKIDLFLYTQGGITVAGWGLVHLIREFCEVFGILVPFRALSCGTLICLGADEIVMGRLGQLGPIDPSTQNPFNPPIPGVPISPQNTLPMNVEDVVSFIDLAKREIGLKGDVGLSVALETLSKMNPCAPLALGAAHRVRPQIVMLAKGLLKIHMADRPKEIKRIVEILAKQLGSHDYLIGRKEAKEIGLKVTDASTEVETLIWELYSEYEGMMELNTPYSPQTFLGQQQSATGTFNRAAIESEIMTHIFRTIKQVNRITIAPPVVPVPTPGHQEMVIDEGWIRYS
- a CDS encoding YebC/PmpR family DNA-binding transcriptional regulator; the encoded protein is MSGHSKWHSIRHQKGITDARRGQLFTKSTREIIIAVREGGSNPEANFRLRLAVQKARDNNMPMDNIERSIKKGSGELGGTFLTELVLEGYGPSGIAILVEALTDNRNRTIQDVRSTFSKHGGSLGENGCVSWIFDAKGLITVRTDGLDADDLALNAIDAGADDVQIESGYVEIYTMPEDLETVRSALETKKIPIASAELFKVPKTMVQLDDKAAMQTMKLLEKLEELDEVQHVSSNADFPDAVLEQYQLQASG
- a CDS encoding GNAT family N-acetyltransferase, producing MLTVRRAALPDLDAITEIYNAAILKTVATFDTEPKTDAEQKSWFDGHGPRYPILVAEQDDLIVGWASLSMWADRCGYSDTAEASLYVREEHQGRGIGRKLMEAMVREGKKAGLHTVIARIVEGNEVSIHLAESAGFKHIGVMKEVGRKFGKLLDVYLMQLIYE
- the ruvA gene encoding Holliday junction branch migration protein RuvA, which encodes MISSLHGKVESLGSNWAVVNVNGVGFQVFMPTSTLSAVGAVGKEVQLFTHLHLREDNVALYGFASAEELALFQLLISVNGLGPRLALTMLSGMSAEQLVIAIATGSVDLLTVIPGIGKKVATRIVLELKEKIGSGWISTPATLLAQENTDVLAALTSLGYSAPEAARAVATLPPASDLPLEEKIKLALQYFGK